From a region of the Sesamum indicum cultivar Zhongzhi No. 13 linkage group LG3, S_indicum_v1.0, whole genome shotgun sequence genome:
- the LOC105158459 gene encoding phosphoenolpyruvate carboxylase kinase 1-like, with protein MSGALEREYRVGEEVGKGRYGVVSRCYSAATGECFAVKSIDKRLIQYDAVDSQCLHNEAKLMQLVSGHPNVVAVFDVYEDDQFLHVVLEYCGSGDLFERITARPVFAESEARRVMVPLMEAIAHCHRLGVAHRDIKPDNILFDSYNELKLADFGSAECFGNGRLMSGIVGTPYYVAPEVVTGMDYNEKVDVWSAGVILYIMLAGIPPFYGESAGEIFESVLRANLRFPRSIFSSVSSEAKDLLRRMLCKDAWRRFSADQVLRHPWMTSGGDSRPVPAALLA; from the exons ATGAGTGGAGCGCTAGAGAGAGAGTACAGAGTGGGGGAGGAGGTTGGAAAGGGCAGGTACGGCGTCGTATCGAGGTGCTACTCAGCCGCCACCGGGGAGTGCTTCGCCGTGAAGTCGATCGACAAGCGCCTCATCCAGTACGACGCTGTCGACAGCCAGTGCCTCCACAATGAGGCCAAGCTCATGCAACTCGTCTCGGGTCACCCGAATGTGGTGGCCGTTTTCGATGTTTACGAGGATGATCAGTTCCTGCATGTTGTGCTGGAGTATTGTGGGTCTGGGGATCTCTTCGAGCGGATTACTGCCCGCCCCGTTTTCGCTGAATCCGAGGCTCGCCGAGTAATG GTACCACTGATGGAAGCCATAGCACACTGCCACCGCCTCGGAGTGGCCCATCGTGACATAAAACCTGACAACATTCTCTTCGACAGCTATAATGAGCTAAAACTTGCGGATTTTGGCTCTGCTGAGTGTTTTGGCAATGGACGGCTGATGTCTGGAATTGTTGGGACACCATACTATGTTGCTCCGGAGGTGGTGACTGGCATGGACTACAATGAAAAGGTTGATGTGTGGAGTGCAGgtgtaattttgtatataatgtTAGCCGGGATCCCGCCTTTTTATGGGGAGTCGGCAGGCGAGATCTTTGAAAGCGTGCTTAGGGCTAATCTTAGATTCCCAAGGAGCATCTTCAGCTCGGTCTCATCGGAAGCTAAGGATTTGCTGAGACGAATGCTCTGCAAGGATGCATGGAGAAGGTTTTCAGCTGATCAAGTCCTGA GACATCCATGGATGACAAGCGGTGGAGACTCCAGACCAGTACCAGCAGCTCTTCTTGCTTGA
- the LOC105158458 gene encoding inorganic phosphate transporter 1-4-like, whose protein sequence is MAKEQLQVLNALDVAKTQWYHFTAIVIAGMGFFTDAYDLFCISLVTKLLGRIYYHHEGAGKPGTLPPNVSAAVNGVAFCGTLAGQLFFGWLGDKLGRKKVYGMTLMLMVIASVASGLSFGDRPKAVMATLCFFRFWLGFGIGGDYPLSATIMSEYANKKTRGAFIAAVFAMQGFGILAGGMVAIIVSASFKAAYPAPTYQENALASTVPAADYVWRLILMFGALPAALTYYWRMKMPETARYTALVAKNAKQAASDMSKVLQVEIEAEQEKVEKFAQEKGNDFGLFSKEFLRRHGLHLLGTTSTWFLLDIAFYSQNLFQKDIFSAIGWIPPAKTMNALEEVYRISRAQTLIALCSTVPGYWFTVFFIDRIGRFAIQLMGFFFMTVFMFALAIPYTHWTHKDNRIGFVIMYSLTFFFANFGPNATTFVVPAEIFPARLRSTCHGISAASGKAGAIVGAFGFLYAAQSKDPSKRDAGYPAGIGVKNSLIVLGCVNALGMLFTFLVPESKGKSLEEMSKEGEDESGSVETRQPGVNDIRTVPV, encoded by the coding sequence ATGGCTAAGGAACAACTGCAAGTTCTCAATGCACTTGATGTGGCGAAAACACAATGGTATCATTTCACAGCCATTGTGATTGCTGGGATGGGATTTTTCACCGATGCCTATGATCTATTCTGCATCTCTCTGGTCACGAAATTGCTCGGCCGCATATACTACCACCACGAGGGGGCGGGGAAGCCCGGCACTCTGCCACCTAATGTCTCGGCCGCTGTCAATGGTGTGGCCTTCTGCGGCACACTCGCAGGGCAGCTCTTCTTTGGATGGCTTGGTGACAAGTTAGGCCGGAAGAAGGTGTATGGAATGACCCTTATGCTGATGGTGATCGCTTCAGTTGCTTCGGGGCTTTCATTTGGTGATCGGCCTAAGGCCGTCATGGCAACGCTCTGCTTCTTCCGGTTTTGGCTTGGGTTTGGCATTGGTGGTGACTACCCGCTTTCGGCCACCATCATGTCAGAGTATGCCAACAAGAAGACTCGTGGGGCGTTTATAGCTGCTGTGTTTGCCATGCAGGGATTTGGGATTTTGGCGGGCGGTATGGTGGCGATCATTGTTTCTGCTTCGTTCAAGGCTGCGTATCCGGCCCCTACGTATCAAGAGAACGCCCTTGCCTCTACTGTCCCGGCAGCTGATTATGTTTGGCGTTTGATCCTAATGTTTGGGGCTCTCCCTGCGGCCCTGACGTACTACTGGCGTATGAAGATGCCGGAAACGGCACGTTACACAGCATTAGTCGCCAAGAATGCAAAACAGGCGGCTTCTGATATGTCAAAGGTGCTGCAAGTCGAGATTGAGGCAGAACAAGAGAAAGTGGAGAAGTTTGCTCAGGAGAAAGGGAATGACTTTGGGTTGTTCTCTAAGGAGTTCCTTCGACGCCACGGACTCCACTTGCTCGGCACAACCAGCACATGGTTCTTGCTTGACATCGCCTTTTACAGCCAAAACCTCTTCCAGAAGGACATATTCAGCGCAATTGGATGGATTCCCCCAGCCAAGACGATGAATGCACTTGAAGAAGTTTACAGAATCTCAAGGGCTCAAACTCTGATTGCCCTCTGCAGCACAGTTCCAGGCTATTGGTTCACCGTATTCTTCATCGACAGAATCGGGAGGTTCGCCATCCAACTAATGGGATTCTTCTTCATGACGGTATTCATGTTCGCGTTGGCAATCCCCTATACACACTGGACTCACAAGGACAACAGAATCGGCTTCGTAATCATGTACTCACTCACTTTCTTCTTCGCCAACTTCGGCCCTAATGCCACCACATTCGTCGTCCCAGCCGAGATCTTCCCAGCTAGGCTAAGGTCAACATGCCACGGCATATCAGCCGCTTCAGGCAAGGCCGGAGCAATAGTTGGGGCATTCGGGTTCTTATACGCAGCTCAGTCTAAGGACCCTAGCAAGAGGGACGCCGGCTATCCAGCCGGTATTGGGGTCAAGAACTCGCTCATCGTGCTCGGCTGCGTCAACGCACTAGGTATGCTTTTCACATTCCTGGTGCCCGAGTCGAAGGGGAAATCGTTGGAGGAAATGTCGAAGGAGGGCGAGGATGAGAGTGGAAGTGTAGAGACGAGGCAACCAGGGGTCAATGACATTAGGACAGTTCCAGTTTGA